A region from the Aegilops tauschii subsp. strangulata cultivar AL8/78 chromosome 5, Aet v6.0, whole genome shotgun sequence genome encodes:
- the LOC109764930 gene encoding protein WHAT'S THIS FACTOR 9, mitochondrial has product MRSLARPPRPTKPLPPLAAFVQSMGYVEVKMRWKKDASFDAVPVLAHARDLRPLAALARLLSPSPTPVSAVSKLRRSLETSDRRVASFLRRFPAAFVESVGPEHNHPWFRLSPSAARLQREERDVFAARRADITSRLRRLLLMSPARRLPLTVAQGMLWHLGIPEDYFKRPDFDIGQDGFRILTTGDAVFSEDENHGKELGLIDDGKDQEMPLSVLQMGAIRRFGSAEEVPFPLFPSKGLRLKRKIGDWMEGFQKLPYISPYADFSNIHRGSDVSEKRAVGVLHELFSLFVTCSAERRRLLCLRTHLGLSQKVHLVFERHPHIFYLLLKEKTCFAVLKEAYMAGGHTSIEEHPMLEVRSKYARLMQESQEIIRRRRSGKPVQLDPEDQESEDSKGINSAAIPS; this is encoded by the coding sequence ATGCGGTCCCTCGCGCGGCCGCCGAGGCCGACCAAGCCCCTGCCCCCGCTCGCCGCCTTCGTCCAGTCCATGGGGTACGTGGAGGTGAAGATGCGGTGGAAGAAGGACGCGTCCTTCGACGCCGTCCCGGTGCTCGCGCACGCGCGGGACCTCCGCCCGCTCGCCGCCCTCGCGCGCCTCCTCTCCCCGTCGCCGACCCCCGTCTCCGCGGTCTCCAAGCTCCGCCGCTCGCTCGAGACCTCCGACCGCCGGGTCGCCTCCTTCCTGCGCCGCTTCCCCGCGGCCTTCGTCGAGTCCGTCGGGCCCGAGCACAACCACCCCTGGTTCCGCCTCtcgccctccgccgcgcgcctccagcgggaggagcgggacgtcttcgccgcccgccgcgccgacatcacctcccgccttcgccgcctcctcctcatgtccccggcccgccgcctcccgctCACCGTCGCGCAGGGCATGCTCTGGCACCTCGGCATCCCGGAGGACTACTTCAAGCGCCCGGATTTCGACATTGGGCAAGATGGATTCAGGATTCTGACCACCGGAGATGCTGTATTTTCCGAGGACGAGAACCATGGTAAGGAGCTGGGGCTCATCGATGATGGGAAAGATCAAGAAATGCCACTGTCGGTGCTTCAAATGGGTGCCATACGGAGGTTTGGGTCGGCAGAGGAGGTGCCCTTCCCGCTGTTCCCGTCCAAGGGTCTTCGGCTGAAGCGGAAGATTGGAGACTGGATGGAGGGATTCCAGAAGCTGCCTTACATCTCTCCCTATGCGGACTTCAGCAACATTCATCGGGGTAGCGATGTTTCAGAGAAGCGGGCGGTTGGGGTGCTCCATGAGCTGTTCAGTCTGTTTGTGACATGCTCTGCCGAGAGGCGACGGTTACTCTGCCTCAGGACACACCTGGGGCTGTCAcagaaggttcacctggtgtttgAGCGGCACCCGCACATATTCTACTTACTGTTGAAGGAGAAAACGTGCTTTGCTGTCCTCAAAGAGGCATACATGGCTGGGGGACACACATCAATTGAGGAGCACCCCATGCTGGAGGTGCGGAGCAAGTATGCCAGGTTGATGCAGGAGTCACAGGAGATCATAAGGCGCCGGCGAAGCGGGAAGCCTGTACAGTTGGATCCTGAGGATCAAGAGAGTGAGGATTCGAAGGGTATAAATTCAGCTGCAATCCCTTCATAG
- the LOC109764932 gene encoding protein TIFY 5, translating to MAGGNDAGMGACGADGLELSLRLGSPTTAPAPAPAPARRNLTIGYDRRVLCAVDVVELQAMAIISMANQETTGKITDMDDAGIAQGACRAARGQTRASPDHGGIVAPTPLGDQGGLSMKRSLQRFLEKRKARASTASPYVVHRPARAPRS from the exons ATGGCCGGCGGCAACGACGCGGGCATGGGAGCCTGCGGTGCCGACGGCCTGGAGCTTAGCCTCCGCCTTGGAAGCCCGACGACGGCCCCCgccccggcgccggcgccggcacGGAGGAACCTCACGATTGGCTACGACCGGCGCGTGCTGTGCGCCGTCGACGTGGTCGAGCTACAG GCAATGGCAATCATATCCATGGCGAACCAGGAAACGACGGGGAAGATCACAGACATGGACGACGCCGGCATCGCGCAAGGGGCTTGCCGCGCCGCTCGGGGGCAGACGAGGGCATCTCCGGATCATGGCGGCATCGTGGCGCCCACGCCGCTCGGCGATCAGGGGGGCCTGTCGATGAAGCGCTCGCTGCAGCGGTTCCTCGAGAAGCGCAAGGCGAGGGCCAGCACCGCGTCTCCCTACGTCGTCCACCGGCCCGCCCGGGCGCCGAGATCTTGA